The following are encoded in a window of Gossypium raimondii isolate GPD5lz chromosome 13, ASM2569854v1, whole genome shotgun sequence genomic DNA:
- the LOC105781638 gene encoding uncharacterized protein LOC105781638: MATVNNIRLFGDEFIDKRIVEKFITTLPEKYESKISSLENSRDLSAIPLTALINALYAQEQRRANRMEEHFEGAFQAKSRESLSSSSSYKEKYCWYRPDIQCKSCKQLDHIEKVCKNKVKTQPQQQNQAQAAEDVQSQEEHVFTASYFASLNKVRKNWLIDSGCTHHMASNKGMFKELDTSLVSKVRIGNGEFIEANGKGKAVICTQSGNKTISEVLFVLDIN; this comes from the exons ATGGCCACAGTCAACAACATAAGACTGTTTGGAGATGAGTTTATTGACAAGAGGATAGTTGAAAAGTTCATTACTACTCTACCAGAGAAGTATGAGTCAAAAATCTCTTCTTTGGAAAACTCGAGGGACCTATCAGCTATACCCTTGACAGCGCTGATAAATGCTCTCTATGCACAAGAGCAAAGAAGAGCAAACAGAATGGAGGAGCATTTTGAAGGAGCTTTTCAGGCCAAGAGCAGAGAAAGCTTAAGCTCGAGCTCAAGTTACAAAG aaaaatattgttGGTACAGGCCTGACATTCAGTGTAAAAGCTGCAAGCAACTAGACCACATTGAAAAGGTTTGCAAGAATAAGGTAAAAACACAACCACAGCAGCAGAATCAAGCTCAAGCTGCTGAGGATGTGCAATCTCAGGAAGAGCATGTCTTTACTGCCTCCTACTTTGCAAGTTTAAACAAAGTTAGGAAAAATTGGCTGATTGACAGTGGCTGCACTCATCACATGGCTTCAAATAAAGGCATGTTTAAAGAGCTAGACACCAGCCTTGTGTCCAAAGTTAGAATTGGGAATGGTGAGTTCATCGAGGCCAATGGCAAAGGCAAGGCTGTGATTTGCACTCAGTCAGGTAACAAAACCATTTCAGAAGTTCTTTTTGTACTTGACATTAACTAG